One Thermodesulfobacteriota bacterium DNA segment encodes these proteins:
- a CDS encoding prolipoprotein diacylglyceryl transferase: MYPTLLKIGDFTISSWGVMVAIAFLTAYKISDLEFKRKGINKNLLEPLLFASLIGGLVGAKILFLMENVSLIEFIQQPTSYLASGFTFLGGFLGALLVVLLFLWLKKVSFWLIADAIIPATAIGYGIGRIGCFLVGDDYGVPSNLPFAMAFPDGVLPTTVKVHPTQLYESFIMLGVFIILWKLRKVPAPIGWLSSIGFILIGLERFFIEFIRVTTPSPISGLSIAQFMSLAIIAAGLIKIIQIRKAVYSVH, encoded by the coding sequence ATGTATCCGACACTTCTCAAGATAGGCGATTTTACCATATCGTCCTGGGGTGTTATGGTAGCAATCGCATTTTTAACGGCTTACAAGATTTCTGATCTCGAGTTTAAAAGAAAGGGTATAAACAAGAATCTATTAGAGCCGTTATTGTTCGCCAGTTTAATAGGCGGGTTGGTAGGAGCAAAAATCCTTTTTTTAATGGAGAATGTATCTTTAATAGAATTCATACAACAACCCACATCATATCTAGCATCTGGTTTTACTTTTCTTGGCGGATTCTTGGGCGCCCTCTTAGTGGTTTTACTTTTTTTATGGTTGAAAAAAGTGAGTTTTTGGCTCATTGCCGATGCAATAATACCAGCCACTGCTATCGGCTACGGTATCGGAAGAATAGGCTGTTTTTTAGTGGGGGATGACTATGGAGTCCCATCTAATTTACCCTTCGCTATGGCATTTCCTGACGGCGTTCTTCCAACAACTGTCAAGGTACATCCCACTCAATTATATGAATCCTTTATCATGCTAGGAGTTTTTATAATACTCTGGAAACTACGTAAAGTTCCTGCTCCCATTGGCTGGTTGAGCTCGATTGGTTTTATCCTCATCGGGCTTGAGAGATTTTTTATCGAGTTTATCCGGGTTACAACTCCGAGCCCTATTTCAGGACTCAGCATTGCTCAATTTATGTCGCTGGCAATAATAGCCGCCGGTCTAATTAAGATAATCCAGATTAGAAAAGCTGTTTATAGTGTTCATTAA
- a CDS encoding DNA-binding protein — MKKTITLLAVVSILSFLTTESFPQQGMMWQGSGGWGMGGQYCGMYNTQTIETISGEVVSVDKFTPMPGMSSGIRMMMKTDKETLSVHLGPAWYIENQDFKIEPNDKVIVKGSRITFGGQPAIMAAQVRNGDKVLTLWSANGYPLWSGSDCCGW; from the coding sequence ATGAAGAAAACCATAACCTTATTGGCGGTAGTTTCTATCCTTAGCTTTCTGACAACTGAGTCTTTTCCCCAACAAGGAATGATGTGGCAAGGGAGCGGTGGTTGGGGTATGGGTGGGCAATACTGTGGTATGTATAACACACAAACTATCGAGACAATCAGCGGTGAAGTTGTAAGTGTAGATAAATTTACACCAATGCCGGGGATGAGCAGCGGCATACGTATGATGATGAAAACGGATAAGGAGACATTATCCGTCCATCTGGGGCCCGCCTGGTACATTGAAAACCAAGACTTTAAAATTGAGCCAAATGATAAAGTCATAGTCAAAGGCTCAAGAATTACCTTTGGGGGACAACCTGCCATCATGGCGGCCCAAGTAAGAAATGGGGACAAGGTCCTTACACTCTGGAGCGCAAATGGTTATCCACTCTGGAGCGGAAGTGACTGTTGTGGATGGTAG
- a CDS encoding cation-translocating P-type ATPase: MNKKEMFEGNWYEHPPLRNALIAGLITGIAFLISHIDRMIPPSFEISIYIIAIILGGYHWAREGIDELLEEREIGIEILMMGAVVGSAILGMWDEAAFLVFLYGSAEGIEEYTFAKARSSIRKLLDLAPKEARILKNGDVSTIRAEDLKIDDVFLVRPGESIPTDGLIEKGRSSINEAPVTGESIPVEKREGMKVFAGTINQEGALQIKVTASFEDNTLSKMIHLVEEAQEKKGKAQLFIEKFGNKYSPLVLLTSLLLIVVPFFLGWDVYKWAIRAVVLLVAAAPCALVMSTPVAIAAGIGTAGRQGVLIKGGMYLEALGKIKAVAFDKTGTLTKGKPVVTDVLALNGDQDHVLKMAYSIERLSEHPLAQAIVGEAEKRKLKSLEVTNFESLTGAGVKASLNNEVYYIGKPALFEELGFNLDNERNDVKKLTEEGKTIILIGALGKISGIIALRDEIRPQAKQIIRDLHNMGIKIIMLTGDNQNTAEAIAKELGIDELMANLKPEDKIKAIEDMEEKYGAVAMIGDGINDAPALAHATVGIAMGTAGTDAAIEAADVALMADDITKVSYAIHLGKRAKKIGLQNIVFSLLILIVLIPSALIGIMTVAIAVFFHEISELIAVANGLRVASIRE; this comes from the coding sequence GTGAATAAGAAAGAAATGTTTGAAGGTAATTGGTATGAACATCCTCCCTTGCGTAACGCCTTGATTGCAGGTCTGATAACCGGAATTGCATTTCTTATTTCTCATATTGATAGGATGATCCCTCCATCTTTTGAAATCTCAATCTACATTATTGCTATTATCTTAGGCGGCTACCACTGGGCAAGAGAAGGGATTGATGAATTATTGGAAGAAAGGGAAATTGGGATCGAGATTCTTATGATGGGAGCCGTTGTGGGATCAGCTATATTAGGAATGTGGGATGAAGCTGCTTTCCTCGTATTTCTCTACGGATCAGCTGAAGGAATTGAAGAGTATACCTTTGCGAAGGCGAGAAGTTCCATTAGAAAACTTCTTGATCTTGCACCAAAAGAGGCCAGAATTCTCAAAAATGGAGATGTATCTACAATAAGGGCAGAAGACTTAAAGATAGACGATGTCTTTCTTGTTCGTCCTGGTGAGTCTATTCCAACAGACGGTCTCATCGAAAAAGGACGATCAAGTATAAATGAAGCACCCGTGACGGGAGAGTCAATTCCTGTTGAAAAGAGAGAAGGAATGAAAGTATTTGCCGGTACAATTAATCAAGAAGGGGCACTACAAATTAAGGTAACTGCTTCTTTTGAAGATAATACTCTCTCAAAGATGATCCATCTTGTTGAGGAGGCTCAAGAAAAGAAAGGAAAAGCGCAGCTTTTTATTGAGAAATTCGGAAATAAATATAGCCCCTTGGTTCTATTGACTTCGTTGTTATTAATTGTAGTGCCTTTTTTTTTGGGATGGGATGTTTACAAATGGGCGATTCGCGCGGTCGTGCTTTTAGTTGCAGCAGCTCCATGTGCACTCGTTATGTCCACTCCTGTTGCAATTGCCGCAGGGATTGGGACAGCCGGAAGGCAGGGTGTGCTTATAAAGGGCGGTATGTATTTGGAAGCCCTCGGTAAAATCAAAGCTGTTGCATTTGATAAAACGGGAACATTAACAAAAGGGAAGCCCGTTGTAACGGATGTACTAGCACTTAACGGGGATCAGGACCACGTATTAAAAATGGCATATAGCATAGAAAGACTGTCTGAACATCCGTTAGCTCAAGCAATTGTAGGGGAAGCTGAAAAACGGAAATTAAAATCATTAGAGGTCACAAATTTTGAATCACTCACCGGTGCAGGAGTGAAAGCCAGTCTTAATAACGAAGTCTATTACATAGGGAAGCCAGCTCTTTTTGAGGAGCTCGGCTTCAACCTTGATAACGAAAGGAATGATGTTAAGAAACTGACGGAGGAGGGAAAAACCATTATACTGATAGGAGCTTTAGGCAAAATTTCTGGGATTATAGCTCTAAGAGACGAAATAAGACCTCAAGCAAAACAGATTATCAGAGATCTGCATAATATGGGAATTAAAATAATAATGCTCACCGGAGATAATCAAAACACCGCCGAGGCAATCGCAAAAGAACTCGGTATTGATGAACTCATGGCAAACCTCAAGCCCGAAGACAAGATTAAAGCTATAGAAGATATGGAAGAAAAATATGGCGCTGTGGCTATGATTGGTGACGGGATAAATGATGCTCCGGCTTTGGCGCACGCAACCGTTGGAATAGCCATGGGGACCGCAGGTACTGATGCTGCTATCGAAGCCGCTGACGTGGCGTTAATGGCTGATGACATAACAAAAGTTTCTTATGCAATACATCTCGGAAAGAGAGCAAAAAAGATAGGTCTTCAAAATATTGTGTTTTCTTTGTTGATACTAATTGTCCTTATACCTTCAGCACTTATAGGTATAATGACAGTTGCTATTGCAGTATTTTTTCATGAGATCTCTGAGCTTATAGCTGTAGCAAATGGACTGCGTGTTGCAAGTATCAGGGAGTAA
- a CDS encoding P-II family nitrogen regulator: MKEIKAIIQPFMLSKVINALKEREDLPGVTVSEIKGFGKARAEGAQNIIVEDLIGYVKRIKLEIVVPDAIADEVVNIISTHARTGRAGDGKIFVYTVDEVVKIRTGERGERAI, translated from the coding sequence ATGAAAGAGATCAAAGCAATTATACAGCCATTCATGCTCTCGAAAGTCATCAACGCGTTGAAAGAGAGGGAGGATTTACCGGGTGTAACAGTCTCGGAGATAAAGGGTTTTGGTAAGGCGCGGGCAGAAGGGGCACAAAATATAATTGTTGAGGACTTGATAGGTTATGTCAAAAGAATCAAATTGGAAATCGTAGTACCGGATGCCATTGCAGATGAAGTAGTAAACATAATTTCCACACATGCGCGTACCGGGCGTGCTGGTGACGGAAAGATATTCGTGTATACGGTTGACGAAGTGGTAAAGATAAGGACGGGAGAAAGGGGAGAAAGGGCTATTTAG
- a CDS encoding efflux RND transporter permease subunit has protein sequence MIDRIITFALQQRFLVIVFTILLIGLGVYSARKLPIDAFPDVTNIQVQIISRAEGMAPTEVEKLVSFPIEVTMTGLPKVTEVRSLSKFGLSLVTVVFEDDMDTYFARQLVFERLQQAKENLPPGVDAEMGPISTGLGEIYQYVVEGDGLSPMELRTIQDWIIRPILRTVPGATDVNSFGGFVKQYQVFIDPEKLISHNLTLREVFEAVESNNANAGGNFIEHNSEQYIVRGLGLVKSLDDLGNIIITSHDGTPIYVRDVADVTIGPEIRQGAVSKDGKGEVVTGIVLMLKGASGREVVTNVKEKVREIQKTLPTGVTIEPFYDRTDLVQRAIHTVIKALEEGAVFIFLVLLIFLGNFRSAIIVGAVLPLSALFTFIMMRSFNLSANLMSLGGLAIGIGMLVDGAIVMVENIYRHLEENPESRRDILRTVLDAAKEVGRPIVFGVLIIIVVFLPLFTLQGIEGKMFSPMAFTVSFALLGSLIFSLTVIPILCTFLFGEKSSRSDNASFRISRVSESFKKASSLLESLSNRIIVSLKNFYIPILKKALRRRKLVVGGAVSALVLSLALFPFIGTEFLPQLNEGSIAIQAFRLPSISLTESLEISGQIESTLMKFPEVEAVVSKTGRAEIASDPMGVDISDIIVNLTPQRNWKTAETNEELVEKMREKLSLIPGVAFSFSQPIALRVDELISGVKSQIAIKIFGEDIEVLKNKAEEVRRVVSKIKGVEDLNVERVSGLQYLQVEIDRSEIARYGINVSDIQEIVETAIGGKVATEVFEGQKRFGVLVRFPGDARKDVNTIKNILVSAPDGARIPLEQLARVYLEEGPSQVSRENGQRRIVIECNVEGRDVGGFVAEAQKKIASQVELSPGYFIDWGGQFENQQRAMARLYIVVPLVILLIFILLFSTFNSLKNALLIIMNIPFAVIGGILALFISGLYLSVSASVGFIALFGVAVLNGIVMVSYFNQLRHEGTALEEAVIRGAELRLRPVLMTALVASLGLVPMLLATGPGSEIQKPLATVVIGGLITSTLLTLLVLPVIYSWMEIEKAEVEI, from the coding sequence ATGATAGACAGAATTATAACGTTCGCCCTCCAGCAGAGGTTCCTCGTCATAGTTTTTACGATTCTTCTCATCGGTCTCGGGGTTTACTCGGCAAGGAAACTCCCTATCGATGCCTTCCCCGACGTTACAAATATTCAGGTACAGATAATAAGCCGAGCCGAGGGGATGGCCCCTACGGAGGTTGAAAAACTGGTGAGCTTTCCGATTGAAGTGACTATGACCGGACTTCCTAAAGTAACGGAGGTAAGGTCTCTGTCAAAGTTCGGGCTTTCCTTGGTTACCGTGGTCTTTGAAGATGATATGGATACCTATTTCGCACGTCAGCTCGTGTTTGAGAGGCTCCAGCAGGCTAAAGAGAACCTTCCTCCGGGGGTCGACGCCGAGATGGGGCCCATCTCTACCGGCCTTGGAGAGATTTATCAGTACGTGGTTGAAGGCGACGGCTTGAGCCCTATGGAACTCAGAACGATACAGGATTGGATTATAAGGCCGATTCTACGCACAGTTCCCGGAGCAACCGATGTCAACAGCTTCGGCGGATTCGTAAAGCAGTACCAGGTTTTCATTGATCCCGAAAAACTCATTAGCCATAACCTTACGCTCCGTGAAGTTTTTGAAGCTGTGGAAAGCAATAACGCAAACGCAGGAGGAAACTTCATTGAGCATAACTCCGAGCAATACATAGTTCGCGGACTGGGCCTGGTTAAGAGCCTAGATGATTTGGGAAATATCATCATTACCTCACACGATGGGACCCCTATATACGTAAGAGATGTAGCCGATGTAACTATAGGCCCTGAAATAAGACAGGGCGCCGTCTCCAAAGACGGCAAAGGAGAGGTTGTAACGGGAATTGTGCTGATGCTCAAAGGAGCGAGCGGCAGGGAAGTAGTGACCAACGTAAAAGAAAAAGTACGGGAGATTCAAAAAACACTTCCGACTGGTGTTACCATCGAGCCTTTCTACGACAGGACGGATTTAGTGCAAAGAGCCATACATACCGTTATTAAAGCGCTTGAAGAAGGGGCTGTTTTCATATTCCTGGTTCTCCTTATCTTTTTAGGAAATTTCCGTTCTGCGATCATTGTCGGAGCCGTCTTGCCCCTCTCCGCCCTTTTTACGTTCATCATGATGAGATCGTTTAATCTCTCCGCAAATCTCATGTCACTCGGGGGGCTCGCAATAGGCATCGGAATGCTCGTGGACGGTGCAATAGTGATGGTTGAAAATATATACCGACACCTGGAAGAAAACCCGGAATCGAGGAGAGACATACTCCGCACGGTGCTCGACGCTGCTAAAGAGGTGGGCAGACCCATAGTCTTTGGAGTTCTAATAATCATTGTGGTTTTTCTGCCGCTCTTCACGCTTCAAGGAATTGAGGGAAAGATGTTCTCTCCCATGGCCTTTACGGTAAGTTTCGCGCTTCTGGGGTCGCTCATCTTTTCTCTAACCGTGATACCGATATTATGCACGTTCTTATTCGGAGAAAAAAGCTCCCGATCCGATAATGCCTCTTTCCGCATATCGAGAGTCTCAGAATCCTTTAAAAAAGCGAGCAGCTTATTAGAATCATTATCGAACAGGATTATCGTTTCTCTTAAAAACTTTTACATCCCGATTCTAAAAAAAGCCCTACGACGTAGAAAGCTCGTAGTAGGAGGAGCGGTATCGGCGCTTGTTCTAAGCCTCGCTCTCTTTCCCTTTATAGGAACGGAGTTTTTACCGCAGCTAAATGAGGGGTCAATTGCCATCCAAGCGTTCCGCCTGCCGAGTATTTCACTTACGGAGTCCCTTGAGATTTCCGGGCAGATTGAAAGCACCCTCATGAAATTTCCGGAAGTCGAAGCTGTGGTTTCCAAGACCGGACGGGCTGAAATTGCTTCAGACCCGATGGGTGTGGACATAAGCGACATTATCGTAAACCTAACACCCCAAAGAAACTGGAAAACCGCAGAGACCAACGAAGAGCTGGTTGAGAAAATGAGAGAGAAGCTCTCTTTAATTCCGGGCGTAGCTTTCAGCTTCTCACAGCCTATAGCCCTTAGGGTAGACGAACTCATTTCAGGCGTAAAATCGCAGATCGCAATAAAGATCTTCGGCGAGGATATAGAAGTGCTGAAAAACAAAGCCGAGGAGGTCAGGAGGGTGGTATCAAAAATAAAAGGAGTCGAAGATTTAAATGTTGAGCGTGTATCCGGTCTTCAATACTTGCAGGTAGAGATAGACAGGTCCGAAATAGCAAGGTACGGCATCAACGTTTCAGACATCCAAGAGATAGTTGAGACCGCAATAGGCGGTAAAGTTGCAACCGAGGTGTTCGAGGGACAAAAGAGATTCGGAGTCCTCGTTAGGTTTCCGGGAGATGCGAGAAAAGACGTAAATACCATAAAAAATATCCTTGTAAGCGCTCCGGACGGCGCCCGGATTCCTCTTGAGCAGCTTGCCAGAGTCTATCTGGAGGAGGGACCTTCGCAGGTAAGCAGAGAGAACGGACAGCGAAGAATCGTTATTGAATGTAACGTCGAAGGAAGGGACGTAGGGGGATTTGTTGCTGAAGCTCAAAAGAAGATAGCTTCCCAGGTGGAACTGTCACCAGGGTATTTTATCGACTGGGGAGGACAATTCGAGAACCAGCAAAGGGCTATGGCGAGGCTCTACATCGTTGTGCCGCTGGTGATTCTACTCATATTCATCCTGCTCTTCAGCACATTTAATTCCTTAAAGAACGCCCTCCTGATCATCATGAACATCCCGTTCGCCGTTATAGGCGGGATACTCGCGCTTTTTATCTCCGGCCTCTATCTGAGCGTATCTGCCTCCGTCGGGTTCATAGCACTTTTCGGAGTAGCGGTACTAAACGGTATTGTTATGGTTTCCTACTTTAACCAGTTAAGACATGAAGGGACAGCTTTGGAAGAAGCTGTTATCCGAGGAGCAGAGCTGAGACTCAGACCCGTTCTTATGACGGCCCTGGTTGCGAGTCTCGGGCTGGTTCCTATGCTCCTGGCTACAGGTCCAGGTTCAGAGATACAAAAACCGCTTGCGACGGTTGTGATCGGGGGTCTCATTACATCGACATTGCTTACACTGTTAGTGCTTCCAGTAATATACAGCTGGATGGAAATAGAAAAAGCTGAAGTAGAAATTTAA
- a CDS encoding efflux RND transporter periplasmic adaptor subunit — protein sequence MTVTTFLKSRTKYALLSVLFSFFLIYLASCNKDGETGNGNEANEETPTNLIQLKSMEEANLEIEEVSLKSLKSILQLPGEVQFNENKLAHVGSRVPGRIIEVRANLGDKVNEGDSLTVIDSTELGTTQSEYLKAKANLQAQEKSYARAKKLLEGKAISLGEYQKREAEYMTVRAEFKAAEDTLHLLGLSEAEVKQIGGEHIINSQVAVRAPFSGTVVERHATLGEVIEPATKLFTIADLSTLWVIADVPEKDISRVKIGLPVEIKVSPYPDDVFKGNLTYVGDQVDPSTRTVKARAEVDNSLGKLKPEMFATIFITTEVVSDVLAIPGEAVQTDGNKIIVFLDKGNGRFEKREVSLGRQIDGFYQVIDGVTTGEKIVTKGSFLLKSEAQKSELVEE from the coding sequence ATGACTGTAACAACATTTCTAAAATCAAGAACTAAATATGCACTCTTGAGTGTTCTGTTTTCGTTTTTTTTGATTTACTTAGCCTCGTGCAACAAAGATGGTGAAACCGGCAACGGAAATGAAGCAAACGAAGAGACGCCCACAAATCTAATTCAACTCAAATCAATGGAAGAAGCGAATCTTGAGATTGAAGAGGTCTCTTTAAAGTCCCTTAAGAGCATCCTGCAATTGCCGGGGGAAGTTCAGTTCAATGAAAACAAGCTTGCCCATGTCGGCTCCCGCGTCCCTGGAAGAATCATCGAGGTCAGAGCCAATTTAGGAGACAAAGTGAACGAGGGCGACAGCCTAACCGTAATAGACAGCACAGAATTAGGAACGACCCAATCAGAGTATCTAAAAGCAAAGGCAAATCTCCAGGCGCAAGAGAAATCATACGCAAGAGCAAAAAAACTCCTAGAAGGTAAGGCTATATCCCTCGGCGAGTACCAAAAACGCGAAGCGGAATACATGACCGTGAGAGCGGAATTCAAAGCCGCGGAGGACACGCTTCATCTTTTAGGATTAAGTGAAGCCGAGGTAAAACAAATTGGGGGTGAGCACATAATCAATTCTCAAGTTGCAGTCAGGGCTCCCTTTTCCGGTACAGTTGTTGAAAGGCATGCAACCCTCGGTGAAGTTATCGAACCGGCAACAAAGCTATTTACAATCGCAGACCTGTCAACACTTTGGGTTATCGCTGACGTACCTGAAAAAGATATCTCCCGGGTTAAGATCGGGCTCCCCGTAGAAATAAAAGTTTCCCCGTATCCCGATGATGTATTTAAAGGAAATCTCACTTATGTAGGAGACCAGGTTGACCCTTCAACGCGCACCGTAAAGGCGAGAGCAGAGGTAGATAATTCTTTAGGAAAACTCAAGCCTGAAATGTTCGCCACGATTTTCATAACTACGGAAGTTGTTTCGGATGTCCTCGCGATTCCCGGAGAAGCGGTTCAAACGGATGGGAATAAAATAATCGTGTTTCTTGACAAGGGAAATGGTAGGTTTGAGAAAAGAGAGGTTTCTCTGGGAAGACAAATCGACGGCTTTTATCAAGTAATCGATGGTGTTACGACGGGTGAGAAGATAGTTACAAAAGGAAGTTTTCTGCTCAAATCCGAAGCCCAGAAGAGTGAATTGGTGGAAGAATAA